One part of the Salmo salar chromosome ssa10, Ssal_v3.1, whole genome shotgun sequence genome encodes these proteins:
- the LOC106561785 gene encoding gliomedin isoform X1, whose amino-acid sequence MMREGGGGGCLGLPGMLRVFLLGTCALTVLSSAGLVFLLVQNMRLSAHLARLDLKLRVLSETSDAVLHHSTAVSLRASRDPGEEASHRTSRDPGEETDRLQVLSEESRWQTSPHRTSREDPGREEAERELQHGRPRSKRSQAGKHQTKRQQKHEDRDIMMVMTYSMVPIKVLLELCNSTKDMCLTGSPGPPGTPGVDGKPGINATEGIPGPPGAAGRRGKKGPPGERGEPGVKGDVGDPGPPGLKDENTNDIVIEGPPGPRGPPGPAGPPGLPGCPATLEDPEPSRNWTMRAHLLENTCLRQANMSDSLGTENTATSSNTLNVTNAENVNRTIRVDIHQANMSTESANLAASNDTLSETDTENEEANDRQMTYTKIVEEGPLNATESKIVEDGPLNSTDTEIVEEVPLNATDSKIVEEGPLNATDSKIVEEGPLNATDSKIVEEGPLNATDSKIVEEGPLNATDSKIVEEGPLNATDSKIVEEGPLNATDSKIVEEGPLNATDSKIVEEGPLNATDSKIVEEGPLNATDSKIVEEGPLNSTDTEIVEEVPLNATESKIVEDGPLNSTDTEIVEEVPLNATDSKIVEEGPLNATDSKIVEEGPLNATDSKIVEEGPLNATDTEIVEEAAFKKTAEIFSAPPNDTLNVTDTEDAKEAPVWKAEDIIKTITCFPNVTKMETTFGVWMQDAAQVNDNHIWMAEHFSGRVLQEYKSIASFSNSSSRSIDMRKFYQGCGHIIYNGSMYYHNAGTSKVVKDNLKTRRLQTLAVENALYHNRTYLFHNSKTYFKFAVDENGLWLIYASVVNGTMMVAKLNHKRFSVLSVVSTSYPVLNAGNAFVAYGVLYMTDTKDTKVTHAFDLMKEKPLNVNLDLRSANGIMAMLSYYPRNQLLYMWDNSYVKICKVYFF is encoded by the exons atgatgagggagggaggtggaggtggttgtCTTGGACTCCCAGGAATGTTACGAGTGTTCTTGTTGGGGACTTGTGCTCTTACGGTCCTGAGCTCTGCAGGCTTGGTGTTCCTTCTGGTGCAAAACATGCGGCTGTCAGCCCACCTGGCCCGGTTGGATCTAAAGCTCCGGGTGCTCTCAGAGACCTCTGACGCCGTGCTGCATCATTCTACAGCAGTATCCCTCAGGGCCAGCAGGGACCCTGGAGAGGAAGCTTCCCACAGGACCAGCAGGGACCCTGGAGAGGAGACTGACAGGTTGCAGGTGCTCTCAGAGGAATCTAGGTGGCAGACATCACCCCACAGGACCAGCAGGGAAGACCCAGGCAGAGAGGAGGCAGAAAGGGAGCTGCAGCATGGCCGACCCCGCAGTAAGAGGAGTCAGGCTGGGAAACACCAGACTAAGCGACAGCAGAAACATGAAGACAGGGATATAATGATGGTGATGACATACTCTATGGTCCCG ATCAAGGTCCTGTTGGAACTATGCAACAGCACAAAAGACATGTGTTTAacag GCTCACCAGGACCTCCAG GCACTCCAGGTGTGGATGGGAAGCCAGGAATCAATGCTACAGAAGGCATACCAGGACCACCTGGAGCTGCAGGGAGACGAGGGAAAAAAG GTccccctggagagagaggggagcctgGGGTGAAAGGAGACGTGGGAGACCCTGGACCTCCAGGACTGAAGGACGAGAACACCAATGACATCGTCATAGAGG GGCCTCCGGGTCCAAGGGGCCCTCCTGGCCCTGCCGGTCCCCCTGGTCTACCTGGCTGCCCAGCGACCTTAGAGGACCCAGAACCCTCTAGAAATTGGACCATGAGAGCACACTTGTTAGAGAACACCTGTCTCCGTCAAGCCAACATGTCTGACTCTCTGG GTACAGAAAATACAGCCACAAGCAGTAACACCTTGAATGTAACCAACGCAGAGAATGTTAATCGAACCATCAGAGTAGATATCCATCAAGCCAACATGTCTACGG AGTCAGCGAATCTAGCCGCAAGTAATGACACGTTGAGTGAAACTGACACCGAGAACGAGGAAGCAAATGACCGACAAATGACATACACAAAGATTGTGGAAGAAGGACCTTTGAACGCAACTGAGAGCAAGATTGTGGAAGACGGACCTTTGAACTCAACTGACACTGAGATTGTGGAAGAAGTACCTTTGAACGCAACTGACAGCAAGATTGTGGAAGAAGGACCTTTGAACGCAACTGACAGTAAGATTGTGGAAGAAGGACCTTTGAATGCAACTGACAGTAAGATTGTGGAAGAAGGACCTTTGAACGCAACTGACAGCAAGATTGTGGAAGAAGGACCTTTGAATGCAACTGACAGTAAGATTGTGGAAGAAGGACCTTTGAACGCAACTGACAGCAAGATTGTGGAAGAAGGACCTTTGAATGCAACTGACAGTAAGATTGTGGAAGAAGGACCTTTGAACGCAACTGACAGTAAGATTGTGGAAGAAGGACCTTTGAATGCAACTGACAGTAAGATTGTGGAAGAAGGACCTTTGAACGCAACTGACAGTAAGATTGTGGAAGAAGGACCTTTGAACTCAACTGACACTGAGATTGTGGAAGAAGTACCTTTGAACGCAACTGAGAGCAAGATTGTGGAAGACGGACCTTTGAACTCAACTGACACTGAGATTGTGGAAGAAGTACCTTTGAACGCAACTGACAGCAAGATTGTGGAAGAAGGACCTTTGAACGCAACTGACAGTAAGATTGTGGAAGAAGGACCTTTGAATGCAACTGACAGTAAGATAGTGGAAGAAGGACCTTTGAACGCAACTGACACCGAGATTGTGGAAGAAGCAGCATTTAAGAAAACTG CAGAAATCTTCTCTGCTCCCCCCAATGACACCTTGAATGTAACCGACACAGAGGATGCGAAAGAAGCACCTGTTTGGAAAGCTG AAGACATTATCAAAACAATAACATGCTTTCCAAACGTCACTAAAATGGAAACTACATTTGGAGTTTGGATGCAAGATGCAGCCCAGGTGAACGATAACCACATTTGGATGGCTGAACACTTTTCAG GTCGAGTCTTGCAGGAGTACAAGAGCATTGCATCATTTTctaacagcagcagcaggtcTATTGACATGAGGAAGTTCTACCAGGGTTGTGGACACATCATCTACAATGGGTCGATGTACTATCACAATGCAGGAACCTCGAAAGTTGTCAA GGATAACCTGAAGACCAGGAGATTACAGACACTGGCCGTTGAGAATGCTCTTTACCACAATCGAACCTATCTCTTCCACAACTCCAAGACATACTTTAAGTTTGCTGTGGACGAGAACGGACTGTGGCTCATATATGCTTCAGTTGTCAATGGGACCATGATGGTTGCCAAGTTAAACCATAAGAGGTTttctgtgttgtctgtggttAGCACGTCCTATCCTGTACTGAACGCTGGGAATGCTTTTGTTGCATATGGAGTTCTGTATATGACTGACACCAAAGACACAAAAGTCACACATGCCTTTGACTTAATGAAAGAGAAACCTTTGAATGTAAATTTGGATCTCAGATCAGCCAATGGTATTATGGCTATGTTGTCATATTATCCCCGAAATCAACTTTTGTATATGTGGGACAACAGCTATGTGAAAATATGCAAGGTTTATTTTTTTTAG
- the LOC106561785 gene encoding gliomedin isoform X2, giving the protein MMREGGGGGCLGLPGMLRVFLLGTCALTVLSSAGLVFLLVQNMRLSAHLARLDLKLRVLSETSDAVLHHSTAVSLRASRDPGEEASHRTSRDPGEETDRLQVLSEESRWQTSPHRTSREDPGREEAERELQHGRPRSKRSQAGKHQTKRQQKHEDRDIMMVMTYSMVPIKVLLELCNSTKDMCLTGSPGPPGTPGVDGKPGINATEGIPGPPGAAGRRGKKGPPGERGEPGVKGDVGDPGPPGLKDENTNDIVIEGPPGPRGPPGPAGPPGLPGCPATLEDPEPSRNWTMRAHLLENTCLRQANMSDSLGTENTATSSNTLNVTNAENVNRTIRVDIHQANMSTESANLAASNDTLSETDTENEEANDRQMTYTKIVEEGPLNATESKIVEDGPLNSTDTEIVEEVPLNATDSKIVEEGPLNATDSKIVEEGPLNATDSKIVEEGPLNATDSKIVEEGPLNATDSKIVEEGPLNATDSKIVEEGPLNATDSKIVEEGPLNATDSKIVEEGPLNATDSKIVEEGPLNATDSKIVEEGPLNSTDTEIVEEVPLNATESKIVEDGPLNSTDTEIVEEVPLNATDSKIVEEGPLNATDSKIVEEGPLNATDSKIVEEGPLNATDTEIVEEAAFKKTEIFSAPPNDTLNVTDTEDAKEAPVWKAEDIIKTITCFPNVTKMETTFGVWMQDAAQVNDNHIWMAEHFSGRVLQEYKSIASFSNSSSRSIDMRKFYQGCGHIIYNGSMYYHNAGTSKVVKDNLKTRRLQTLAVENALYHNRTYLFHNSKTYFKFAVDENGLWLIYASVVNGTMMVAKLNHKRFSVLSVVSTSYPVLNAGNAFVAYGVLYMTDTKDTKVTHAFDLMKEKPLNVNLDLRSANGIMAMLSYYPRNQLLYMWDNSYVKICKVYFF; this is encoded by the exons atgatgagggagggaggtggaggtggttgtCTTGGACTCCCAGGAATGTTACGAGTGTTCTTGTTGGGGACTTGTGCTCTTACGGTCCTGAGCTCTGCAGGCTTGGTGTTCCTTCTGGTGCAAAACATGCGGCTGTCAGCCCACCTGGCCCGGTTGGATCTAAAGCTCCGGGTGCTCTCAGAGACCTCTGACGCCGTGCTGCATCATTCTACAGCAGTATCCCTCAGGGCCAGCAGGGACCCTGGAGAGGAAGCTTCCCACAGGACCAGCAGGGACCCTGGAGAGGAGACTGACAGGTTGCAGGTGCTCTCAGAGGAATCTAGGTGGCAGACATCACCCCACAGGACCAGCAGGGAAGACCCAGGCAGAGAGGAGGCAGAAAGGGAGCTGCAGCATGGCCGACCCCGCAGTAAGAGGAGTCAGGCTGGGAAACACCAGACTAAGCGACAGCAGAAACATGAAGACAGGGATATAATGATGGTGATGACATACTCTATGGTCCCG ATCAAGGTCCTGTTGGAACTATGCAACAGCACAAAAGACATGTGTTTAacag GCTCACCAGGACCTCCAG GCACTCCAGGTGTGGATGGGAAGCCAGGAATCAATGCTACAGAAGGCATACCAGGACCACCTGGAGCTGCAGGGAGACGAGGGAAAAAAG GTccccctggagagagaggggagcctgGGGTGAAAGGAGACGTGGGAGACCCTGGACCTCCAGGACTGAAGGACGAGAACACCAATGACATCGTCATAGAGG GGCCTCCGGGTCCAAGGGGCCCTCCTGGCCCTGCCGGTCCCCCTGGTCTACCTGGCTGCCCAGCGACCTTAGAGGACCCAGAACCCTCTAGAAATTGGACCATGAGAGCACACTTGTTAGAGAACACCTGTCTCCGTCAAGCCAACATGTCTGACTCTCTGG GTACAGAAAATACAGCCACAAGCAGTAACACCTTGAATGTAACCAACGCAGAGAATGTTAATCGAACCATCAGAGTAGATATCCATCAAGCCAACATGTCTACGG AGTCAGCGAATCTAGCCGCAAGTAATGACACGTTGAGTGAAACTGACACCGAGAACGAGGAAGCAAATGACCGACAAATGACATACACAAAGATTGTGGAAGAAGGACCTTTGAACGCAACTGAGAGCAAGATTGTGGAAGACGGACCTTTGAACTCAACTGACACTGAGATTGTGGAAGAAGTACCTTTGAACGCAACTGACAGCAAGATTGTGGAAGAAGGACCTTTGAACGCAACTGACAGTAAGATTGTGGAAGAAGGACCTTTGAATGCAACTGACAGTAAGATTGTGGAAGAAGGACCTTTGAACGCAACTGACAGCAAGATTGTGGAAGAAGGACCTTTGAATGCAACTGACAGTAAGATTGTGGAAGAAGGACCTTTGAACGCAACTGACAGCAAGATTGTGGAAGAAGGACCTTTGAATGCAACTGACAGTAAGATTGTGGAAGAAGGACCTTTGAACGCAACTGACAGTAAGATTGTGGAAGAAGGACCTTTGAATGCAACTGACAGTAAGATTGTGGAAGAAGGACCTTTGAACGCAACTGACAGTAAGATTGTGGAAGAAGGACCTTTGAACTCAACTGACACTGAGATTGTGGAAGAAGTACCTTTGAACGCAACTGAGAGCAAGATTGTGGAAGACGGACCTTTGAACTCAACTGACACTGAGATTGTGGAAGAAGTACCTTTGAACGCAACTGACAGCAAGATTGTGGAAGAAGGACCTTTGAACGCAACTGACAGTAAGATTGTGGAAGAAGGACCTTTGAATGCAACTGACAGTAAGATAGTGGAAGAAGGACCTTTGAACGCAACTGACACCGAGATTGTGGAAGAAGCAGCATTTAAGAAAACTG AAATCTTCTCTGCTCCCCCCAATGACACCTTGAATGTAACCGACACAGAGGATGCGAAAGAAGCACCTGTTTGGAAAGCTG AAGACATTATCAAAACAATAACATGCTTTCCAAACGTCACTAAAATGGAAACTACATTTGGAGTTTGGATGCAAGATGCAGCCCAGGTGAACGATAACCACATTTGGATGGCTGAACACTTTTCAG GTCGAGTCTTGCAGGAGTACAAGAGCATTGCATCATTTTctaacagcagcagcaggtcTATTGACATGAGGAAGTTCTACCAGGGTTGTGGACACATCATCTACAATGGGTCGATGTACTATCACAATGCAGGAACCTCGAAAGTTGTCAA GGATAACCTGAAGACCAGGAGATTACAGACACTGGCCGTTGAGAATGCTCTTTACCACAATCGAACCTATCTCTTCCACAACTCCAAGACATACTTTAAGTTTGCTGTGGACGAGAACGGACTGTGGCTCATATATGCTTCAGTTGTCAATGGGACCATGATGGTTGCCAAGTTAAACCATAAGAGGTTttctgtgttgtctgtggttAGCACGTCCTATCCTGTACTGAACGCTGGGAATGCTTTTGTTGCATATGGAGTTCTGTATATGACTGACACCAAAGACACAAAAGTCACACATGCCTTTGACTTAATGAAAGAGAAACCTTTGAATGTAAATTTGGATCTCAGATCAGCCAATGGTATTATGGCTATGTTGTCATATTATCCCCGAAATCAACTTTTGTATATGTGGGACAACAGCTATGTGAAAATATGCAAGGTTTATTTTTTTTAG
- the LOC106561785 gene encoding gliomedin isoform X3 — protein sequence MMREGGGGGCLGLPGMLRVFLLGTCALTVLSSAGLVFLLVQNMRLSAHLARLDLKLRVLSETSDAVLHHSTAVSLRASRDPGEEASHRTSRDPGEETDRLQVLSEESRWQTSPHRTSREDPGREEAERELQHGRPRSKRSQAGKHQTKRQQKHEDRDIMMVMTYSMVPIKVLLELCNSTKDMCLTGSPGPPGTPGVDGKPGINATEGIPGPPGAAGRRGKKGPPGERGEPGVKGDVGDPGPPGLKDENTNDIVIEGPPGPRGPPGPAGPPGLPGCPATLEDPEPSRNWTMRAHLLENTCLRQANMSDSLGTENTATSSNTLNVTNAENVNRTIRVDIHQANMSTESANLAASNDTLSETDTENEEANDRQMTYTKIVEEGPLNATESKIVEDGPLNSTDTEIVEEVPLNATDSKIVEEGPLNATDSKIVEEGPLNATDSKIVEEGPLNATDSKIVEEGPLNATDSKIVEEGPLNATDSKIVEEGPLNATDSKIVEEGPLNATDSKIVEEGPLNATDSKIVEEGPLNATDSKIVEEGPLNSTDTEIVEEVPLNATESKIVEDGPLNSTDTEIVEEVPLNATDSKIVEEGPLNATDSKIVEEGPLNATDSKIVEEGPLNATDTEIVEEAAFKKTEDIIKTITCFPNVTKMETTFGVWMQDAAQVNDNHIWMAEHFSGRVLQEYKSIASFSNSSSRSIDMRKFYQGCGHIIYNGSMYYHNAGTSKVVKDNLKTRRLQTLAVENALYHNRTYLFHNSKTYFKFAVDENGLWLIYASVVNGTMMVAKLNHKRFSVLSVVSTSYPVLNAGNAFVAYGVLYMTDTKDTKVTHAFDLMKEKPLNVNLDLRSANGIMAMLSYYPRNQLLYMWDNSYVKICKVYFF from the exons atgatgagggagggaggtggaggtggttgtCTTGGACTCCCAGGAATGTTACGAGTGTTCTTGTTGGGGACTTGTGCTCTTACGGTCCTGAGCTCTGCAGGCTTGGTGTTCCTTCTGGTGCAAAACATGCGGCTGTCAGCCCACCTGGCCCGGTTGGATCTAAAGCTCCGGGTGCTCTCAGAGACCTCTGACGCCGTGCTGCATCATTCTACAGCAGTATCCCTCAGGGCCAGCAGGGACCCTGGAGAGGAAGCTTCCCACAGGACCAGCAGGGACCCTGGAGAGGAGACTGACAGGTTGCAGGTGCTCTCAGAGGAATCTAGGTGGCAGACATCACCCCACAGGACCAGCAGGGAAGACCCAGGCAGAGAGGAGGCAGAAAGGGAGCTGCAGCATGGCCGACCCCGCAGTAAGAGGAGTCAGGCTGGGAAACACCAGACTAAGCGACAGCAGAAACATGAAGACAGGGATATAATGATGGTGATGACATACTCTATGGTCCCG ATCAAGGTCCTGTTGGAACTATGCAACAGCACAAAAGACATGTGTTTAacag GCTCACCAGGACCTCCAG GCACTCCAGGTGTGGATGGGAAGCCAGGAATCAATGCTACAGAAGGCATACCAGGACCACCTGGAGCTGCAGGGAGACGAGGGAAAAAAG GTccccctggagagagaggggagcctgGGGTGAAAGGAGACGTGGGAGACCCTGGACCTCCAGGACTGAAGGACGAGAACACCAATGACATCGTCATAGAGG GGCCTCCGGGTCCAAGGGGCCCTCCTGGCCCTGCCGGTCCCCCTGGTCTACCTGGCTGCCCAGCGACCTTAGAGGACCCAGAACCCTCTAGAAATTGGACCATGAGAGCACACTTGTTAGAGAACACCTGTCTCCGTCAAGCCAACATGTCTGACTCTCTGG GTACAGAAAATACAGCCACAAGCAGTAACACCTTGAATGTAACCAACGCAGAGAATGTTAATCGAACCATCAGAGTAGATATCCATCAAGCCAACATGTCTACGG AGTCAGCGAATCTAGCCGCAAGTAATGACACGTTGAGTGAAACTGACACCGAGAACGAGGAAGCAAATGACCGACAAATGACATACACAAAGATTGTGGAAGAAGGACCTTTGAACGCAACTGAGAGCAAGATTGTGGAAGACGGACCTTTGAACTCAACTGACACTGAGATTGTGGAAGAAGTACCTTTGAACGCAACTGACAGCAAGATTGTGGAAGAAGGACCTTTGAACGCAACTGACAGTAAGATTGTGGAAGAAGGACCTTTGAATGCAACTGACAGTAAGATTGTGGAAGAAGGACCTTTGAACGCAACTGACAGCAAGATTGTGGAAGAAGGACCTTTGAATGCAACTGACAGTAAGATTGTGGAAGAAGGACCTTTGAACGCAACTGACAGCAAGATTGTGGAAGAAGGACCTTTGAATGCAACTGACAGTAAGATTGTGGAAGAAGGACCTTTGAACGCAACTGACAGTAAGATTGTGGAAGAAGGACCTTTGAATGCAACTGACAGTAAGATTGTGGAAGAAGGACCTTTGAACGCAACTGACAGTAAGATTGTGGAAGAAGGACCTTTGAACTCAACTGACACTGAGATTGTGGAAGAAGTACCTTTGAACGCAACTGAGAGCAAGATTGTGGAAGACGGACCTTTGAACTCAACTGACACTGAGATTGTGGAAGAAGTACCTTTGAACGCAACTGACAGCAAGATTGTGGAAGAAGGACCTTTGAACGCAACTGACAGTAAGATTGTGGAAGAAGGACCTTTGAATGCAACTGACAGTAAGATAGTGGAAGAAGGACCTTTGAACGCAACTGACACCGAGATTGTGGAAGAAGCAGCATTTAAGAAAACTG AAGACATTATCAAAACAATAACATGCTTTCCAAACGTCACTAAAATGGAAACTACATTTGGAGTTTGGATGCAAGATGCAGCCCAGGTGAACGATAACCACATTTGGATGGCTGAACACTTTTCAG GTCGAGTCTTGCAGGAGTACAAGAGCATTGCATCATTTTctaacagcagcagcaggtcTATTGACATGAGGAAGTTCTACCAGGGTTGTGGACACATCATCTACAATGGGTCGATGTACTATCACAATGCAGGAACCTCGAAAGTTGTCAA GGATAACCTGAAGACCAGGAGATTACAGACACTGGCCGTTGAGAATGCTCTTTACCACAATCGAACCTATCTCTTCCACAACTCCAAGACATACTTTAAGTTTGCTGTGGACGAGAACGGACTGTGGCTCATATATGCTTCAGTTGTCAATGGGACCATGATGGTTGCCAAGTTAAACCATAAGAGGTTttctgtgttgtctgtggttAGCACGTCCTATCCTGTACTGAACGCTGGGAATGCTTTTGTTGCATATGGAGTTCTGTATATGACTGACACCAAAGACACAAAAGTCACACATGCCTTTGACTTAATGAAAGAGAAACCTTTGAATGTAAATTTGGATCTCAGATCAGCCAATGGTATTATGGCTATGTTGTCATATTATCCCCGAAATCAACTTTTGTATATGTGGGACAACAGCTATGTGAAAATATGCAAGGTTTATTTTTTTTAG